From Desulfonauticus submarinus, the proteins below share one genomic window:
- the glmM gene encoding phosphoglucosamine mutase codes for MGKLFGTDGIRGQANIFPMLPEIALRVGLAVGQIFRNGMKRHRVVIGKDTRLSGYIFESALTSGFCASGMDVFLVGPMPTPAIAFLTRNMRADVGVVISASHNPYMDNGIKFFDSKGFKLSDEIENRISELVLSPDVEWNTPKSDLLGRAIKIEDSPGRYIVFLKNTFSQDLTLDGLKVVLDCANGATYKVAPLVFEELGAKVIKIGVEPNGLNINKKCGSLYPDVTASLVQETGADVGFCLDGDGDRLIAVDDEGYILDGDQIMAICANYLLEKDALPQRTLVATVMSNMALEIFMEQKGGRLVRTPVGDRFVVEEMCRSGYILGGEQSGHMVFLNFTTTGDGLVTALQLLKIMLKTGKPLSYWRKLLTPFPQKLKNIHVKNKVPLGECRQICKALQQAEKSLQGKGRVLLRYSGTEPVLRIMVEAENLNLVDKWMDYLVDIAEKELL; via the coding sequence ATGGGAAAACTTTTTGGTACTGATGGAATTAGAGGACAAGCAAATATATTCCCAATGTTACCAGAGATAGCTCTACGTGTTGGGTTGGCAGTGGGACAAATTTTTAGAAATGGAATGAAAAGACATAGAGTTGTTATTGGGAAAGATACAAGACTTTCTGGATATATTTTTGAATCAGCTTTGACTTCTGGTTTTTGTGCTTCAGGAATGGATGTCTTTTTAGTTGGTCCTATGCCAACTCCAGCTATTGCTTTTTTAACCAGGAATATGCGTGCAGATGTAGGGGTAGTGATTTCAGCTTCGCATAATCCTTATATGGATAATGGTATAAAATTTTTTGACTCCAAAGGTTTTAAATTGTCTGATGAGATAGAAAATAGAATTAGTGAACTTGTTCTTTCTCCAGATGTAGAGTGGAATACTCCAAAATCAGATTTGCTAGGAAGGGCTATAAAGATAGAAGATAGTCCTGGACGGTATATTGTTTTTTTAAAAAATACGTTTTCTCAGGATTTAACTTTAGATGGCTTAAAAGTGGTTTTAGACTGTGCTAATGGCGCTACATATAAGGTAGCTCCCTTGGTCTTTGAGGAGTTGGGAGCAAAGGTTATAAAAATAGGAGTAGAACCTAATGGACTCAATATAAATAAAAAATGTGGATCACTATATCCTGATGTAACAGCCTCTTTAGTGCAAGAGACTGGGGCTGATGTTGGATTTTGTCTGGATGGAGATGGAGATAGGCTTATTGCTGTTGATGATGAGGGCTACATTTTAGATGGTGATCAGATTATGGCAATTTGTGCTAATTATTTATTAGAAAAAGATGCTTTGCCGCAAAGAACATTGGTCGCCACAGTAATGAGTAATATGGCTTTAGAGATTTTTATGGAACAGAAAGGAGGAAGATTAGTTAGAACTCCTGTAGGAGATAGATTTGTAGTAGAAGAGATGTGTAGAAGTGGATATATATTAGGAGGAGAACAGTCAGGACATATGGTGTTTCTTAACTTTACTACTACAGGTGATGGTTTAGTAACAGCTTTGCAACTTTTAAAAATTATGTTGAAAACAGGCAAACCATTATCTTATTGGAGGAAACTTCTTACCCCCTTTCCTCAAAAGCTTAAGAACATACATGTAAAAAATAAAGTGCCTTTAGGTGAATGCAGACAAATATGTAAAGCTCTGCAACAAGCTGAAAAATCATTGCAGGGTAAAGGAAGGGTTTTGTTAAGATATTCAGGTACTGAACCTGTTTTAAGGATAATGGTAGAAGCAGAAAATTTAAATCTAGTGGACAAATGGATGGATTATTTAGTAGATATAGCAGAAAAAGAATTGCTTTAG
- the galU gene encoding UTP--glucose-1-phosphate uridylyltransferase GalU translates to MKIEKVVIPVAGWGTRSLPATKNIPKEMLPVYRKPAVQYVVEEAMMAGLTDVVFVTNKNKRALEDHFDRNLSLEMVLKRAGKQDLLDQVIKVAEMVNIISVRQKEQLGLGHAVLCAREVVKKEPFAVLVGDDLIFSPSPAIEQLIEVAKTEQMPVVGVMEVPLERVSNYGIIGGEEISPGLFRVKKLHEKPLPENAPSRLAVVGRYVLTPDIFEYLEQVKPDSQGEYQLTDALHFLAKENRLLAVKVSGKRFDIGDWVDYLTANIYFGLKDEELKSELLNSLKELLSC, encoded by the coding sequence ATGAAAATAGAAAAAGTAGTCATACCTGTGGCTGGATGGGGTACTCGTTCCTTGCCAGCAACTAAAAATATACCAAAAGAAATGTTACCTGTTTATCGAAAACCAGCTGTTCAATACGTGGTTGAAGAAGCTATGATGGCAGGACTTACTGATGTTGTATTTGTTACTAATAAAAATAAAAGAGCATTGGAAGATCATTTTGATAGGAATCTTTCTTTGGAAATGGTGTTAAAAAGAGCAGGAAAACAAGACTTGCTTGATCAAGTGATTAAAGTAGCAGAGATGGTTAATATTATTTCTGTTCGTCAAAAAGAGCAACTCGGTCTTGGACATGCAGTATTATGTGCTAGAGAAGTGGTCAAAAAAGAACCTTTTGCAGTTTTAGTGGGTGATGATTTAATTTTTAGTCCTTCTCCTGCCATTGAACAACTGATAGAAGTTGCAAAGACAGAACAAATGCCTGTAGTGGGAGTGATGGAGGTGCCTTTAGAAAGGGTATCCAATTATGGAATTATTGGTGGAGAAGAGATTAGTCCAGGTTTATTTAGGGTGAAAAAACTTCATGAAAAACCTTTACCAGAGAATGCACCATCTAGATTGGCAGTAGTGGGCAGATATGTTTTAACTCCAGATATTTTTGAATATTTAGAACAGGTTAAACCAGATAGTCAGGGAGAGTATCAACTTACAGACGCACTTCATTTTTTAGCTAAAGAAAATCGTTTACTTGCTGTAAAAGTATCGGGGAAAAGATTTGATATTGGCGACTGGGTCGACTATTTAACCGCAAATATTTACTTTGGACTCAAAGATGAAGAATTAAAAAGTGAATTATTAAATAGTTTAAAAGAATTATTAAGTTGTTAA